The following are from one region of the Juglans regia cultivar Chandler chromosome 10, Walnut 2.0, whole genome shotgun sequence genome:
- the LOC109000727 gene encoding oligopeptide transporter 5-like, whose product MASLIIVSFVCWIWKGSVKAQIIGSGSHGLGIGSFSLDWMSITGYIGSPMAYPRYAIVNKLVGFVAMMYIIAPIAYWTNLFNAKRFPFFSLNIYDYDGKFYKTASVFGNDMVLDPQAYHDYSDIYFSIFSAMTMGFGFAGLTTTLTHFFLFYGRYAWVYGDQIQLPTWGFLVAVLVAAILLLPMGAIKATIGISLSMFLIGEMIMGYALPGKPIANIAFVSYCQSTKLHALNFIAEFKLGHYMKIPPRSMFLIQIVGALLASTTRIFASRWALNSIKNICVLEEGNIWTCPSVTTSYNRALIWGGIGPSRVFAPHGQYAWLYIFCLIGVVGPMMVWILSRKYPQKKWIRLINFPIIFTGTTMMPPMGAAHIWSFFIMAFIFNFWVYSRHKGWWSKHAYDLSNGLDLGTAIFGVLYMILALQDIYEVQWIGGADEQCLLSLCPTAPGIIKKNCPVFY is encoded by the exons ATGGCATCGCTCATTATTGTCTCATTTGTGTGTTGGATATGGAAAGGCTCGGTCAAAGCACAGATAATTGGTTCAGGTTCTCATGGTCTTGGAATTGGCTCTTTTAGCCTTGACTGGATGTCCATAACTGGCTATATAGGATCCCCAATGGCCTATCCCAGATATGCTATAGTTAATAAGCTGGTGGGATTTGTGGCCATGATGTATATAATTGCTCCAATTGCATATTGGACTAATTTATTCAATGCCAAAAGATTCCCCTTTTTCAGTCTTAATATTTATGATTACGATGGAAAGTTCTACAAGACCGCTAGTGTCTTTGGCAACGATATGGTACTTGATCCTCAGGCATACCATGATTATTCCGACATCTATTTCAGTATCTTCAGCGCCATGACCATGGGGTTTGGATTTGCAGGATTAACAACCACACTCACTCACTTTTTTCTATTCTACGGAAG GTATGCATGG GTATATGGGGACCAAATTCAACTTCCTACCTGGGGTTTTCTGGTTGCAGTGCTTGTGGCCGCCATTTTACTTCTTCCCATGGGTGCAATTAAAGCTACAATTGGAATC TCTCTTTCAATGTTCCTAATTGGTGAGATGATCATGGGTTATGCATTACCGGGAAAACCCATAGCCAACATCGCTTTTGTATCATATTGCCAAAGCACCAAATTACATGCCTTGAACTTTATAGCTGAATTCAAATTGGGACATTACATGAAGATTCCTCCAAGATCCATGTTCCTCATTCAG ATTGTTGGAGCATTGCTAGCATCCACAACACGCATTTTCGCATCAAGGTGGGCGCTCAATTCAATCAAAAACATCTGCGTCCTGGAGGAGGGGAATATTTGGACATGCCCTTCTGTTACCACTTCCTACAACAGAGCATTGATATGGGGAGGAATTGGTCCAAGCCGAGTGTTTGCACCGCATGGTCAGTATGCATGGCTATACATCTTCTGCCTGATAGGAGTGGTGGGACCAATGATGGTTTGGATTCTAAGTCGCAAATATCCTCAAAAGAAGTGGATTAGACTGATCAATTTCCCAATAATATTTACGGGCACAACAATGATGCCCCCAATGGGTGCAGCCCATATATGGAGTTTCTTTATCATGGCCTTTATCTTCAACTTCTGGGTTTACAGTAGGCACAAAGGGTGGTGGTCTAAGCATGCTTATGATCTCTCTAATGGCCTCGATTTAGGGACTGCTATTTTCGGTGTACTCTATATGATTCTTGCTCTTCAAGATATCTACGAGGTCCAATGGATTGGGGGCGCTGATGAACAGTGCCTTTTATCTCTCTGCCCTACTGCTCCTGgcataattaaaaagaattgcCCCGTCTTCTACTGA